The Actinomadura graeca nucleotide sequence CGCCGGTACGGGCTGCGCGGCACCGGCCCGGCGATCTGGTGGTGGCTGCGCCGCCTGCACGGCCGCGCGGACCTGACGCTGGCGCCGTCCTCGCCGGTGCTGGCGGAGCTGGAGCGGCGCGGCGTGCCCCGGCTGGCGCACTGGGGCCGGGGGGTGGACCGGCGCCGCTTCCACCCGTCCCACCGGTCGGAGCGCCTGCGCGCGCGCCTGTCCCCGGACGGCCGCGCGATCGTCGGATTCGTCGGGCGGCTCGCCGCCGAGAAACGTCCCGAGATGCTCACGCGGCTCGTCGGCGTCCCCGGCGCGCGGGTCGTGGTGGTCGGGGACGGGCCGGAGGAGGAACGGCTGCGCCGCCGCATGCCGGACGCCGTGTTCACCGGATTCCGCACCGGGACCGAGCTGTCGGAGCTGGTCGCCTCGTTCGACGTGTTCGTGCACACCGGCGCGGACGACACGTTCTGCCAGGCCGTCCAGGAGGCGCTCGCCTCGGGCGTGCCGGTCGTGGCCGCGGCGGCGGGCGGCCCGCTGGACCTCGTCCGCCCCGGGGTGAACGGCCTGCTCTACGCCCCGGACGACGGCACCGGGCTGCGGGCGGCCGTCCACACCCTCGTGGACGACGCCCGGACGCGGCGGCGCATGTCCGCCCAGGCGGTGGAGTCGGTGCGGGGCCGCGACTGGGAGACCGTCTGCGGCGGGCTGATGGACCACTACAGGGCCCTCGTCCACGGGACGGCCGAGCGGCGCGCGGAGAGCGCCGCGTGAGGGGCTTCCCGTTCGTGGTGTCGATCCACGACGTCGCGCCGTGCACCGCGGACGCCACCGCCCGCTGGCTCGCCGACCTGGACGAGCGCGGGATCCCGTCGACGCTGCTGGTCATCCCCGGGCCGTTCGGGGGCCGGGCCGCGCTGCCCGGCGACGGGCCGCTCGTCGCGTTCCTGCATTCCGCCGCCGGCCGCGGGCACGAGCTGGCCCTGCACGGCTACCTCCACGAGGGCGTGCCCGGCGGGCCGCTGTGGCGCCGCGGCGTCGACCGGGCGCTGGTCAGGGGCGCCGGGGAGTTCTGGTCGCTGAGCGGCGTCCAGGCCGTCCGGCGGCTCCGCGCCGGGCTGGCCCTGCTCGCCGAGGCGGAGATCGACGTCGTCGGGTTCACGCCGCCGGGCTGGCTGGCGTCCCCCGGCACCCGCAAGGCCCTGTCGGCGCTGGGATTCACGTACTGGACGAGCCACCTCGGCGTCCACAGCCTGCCGGGCGGCCCGGTGCGGCGGATGCCGGCGCTGTCGCACCGGCCGGGCGGCGCGGGGGAGCGCACCGGCGCCCGCGTGATGACCGGCGCCGCGCGCGCGTTCGCCAGGACGGGGGTGCCGTTCCGGATCGCGCTGCATCCGGCGGACCTCGGCAGGCCGGGCCTGCGCCGCGCCGCGCTCGCCGCCATCGACGCGACGGTCGCGGCGGGCGGGCGGC carries:
- a CDS encoding DUF2334 domain-containing protein produces the protein MRGFPFVVSIHDVAPCTADATARWLADLDERGIPSTLLVIPGPFGGRAALPGDGPLVAFLHSAAGRGHELALHGYLHEGVPGGPLWRRGVDRALVRGAGEFWSLSGVQAVRRLRAGLALLAEAEIDVVGFTPPGWLASPGTRKALSALGFTYWTSHLGVHSLPGGPVRRMPALSHRPGGAGERTGARVMTGAARAFARTGVPFRIALHPADLGRPGLRRAALAAIDATVAAGGRPVTYETLVTA
- a CDS encoding glycosyltransferase family 4 protein, with product MKVAIVTESFLPRVNGVTGSVCRVLEYLAAHGHEALVVAPGPAPGSYAGAPVEPVRGVALPFYPTFAVGVPTRRVTAALRGFAPDVVHLASPLVLGASGLAAARRLDVPAVAVFQTDVAGFARRYGLRGTGPAIWWWLRRLHGRADLTLAPSSPVLAELERRGVPRLAHWGRGVDRRRFHPSHRSERLRARLSPDGRAIVGFVGRLAAEKRPEMLTRLVGVPGARVVVVGDGPEEERLRRRMPDAVFTGFRTGTELSELVASFDVFVHTGADDTFCQAVQEALASGVPVVAAAAGGPLDLVRPGVNGLLYAPDDGTGLRAAVHTLVDDARTRRRMSAQAVESVRGRDWETVCGGLMDHYRALVHGTAERRAESAA